The proteins below are encoded in one region of Mesoplasma melaleucae:
- a CDS encoding dihydrolipoamide acetyltransferase family protein gives MFKVKFADIGEGLTEGKVAEVLVELGQEIKEGDALFFVETDKVNSEIPAPVGGKIANILISQGQEIKVGDLVIEIDDGSKTAEVTHVAEVKTKNEPIEENASVVGSTPVSNDVIASRATTNTTAEVSNSGVKATPLARKVAADKKIDLSTVKGTGPNGRILVADLDSGPVAATATSAPKAAVKTVEIDAPLSWDSVPMNGIRKATVKAMVKSHSENAAFTGMKNINITPTYDMRAMLKDGCELKGIKLTYLAFIVKAAAKVLEEMPNINVRIDAENNVILQVHNINIGIAVDTDKGLMVPVIKGANHLSIFDIANKIGELAKKARDGKLSMAEMKDATFTVSNFGSVGLDYATPIINSPESAILGVGTMTKTPIFVKDEIKAGWIMPFSMTCDHRIIDGGDSGRFLMKIENYLSNPALLLM, from the coding sequence ATGTTTAAAGTTAAATTTGCTGATATTGGAGAAGGACTTACTGAAGGAAAAGTAGCAGAAGTTCTTGTTGAATTAGGGCAAGAAATTAAAGAAGGAGACGCTTTATTCTTTGTTGAAACAGATAAAGTTAACTCAGAAATCCCAGCACCAGTCGGTGGGAAAATAGCAAACATTTTAATTTCTCAAGGACAAGAAATTAAAGTTGGTGATTTAGTTATTGAAATCGATGATGGATCTAAAACTGCTGAAGTAACTCATGTTGCTGAAGTTAAAACTAAGAATGAACCAATTGAAGAAAATGCTTCAGTTGTAGGTTCTACACCAGTTTCAAATGACGTTATTGCTTCAAGAGCGACAACAAACACAACTGCAGAAGTTTCTAATAGTGGAGTTAAAGCAACACCATTAGCAAGAAAAGTTGCAGCTGATAAAAAAATTGATTTATCAACAGTTAAAGGAACAGGTCCAAATGGAAGAATTTTAGTTGCAGACTTAGATTCAGGACCAGTTGCGGCAACTGCAACTTCAGCTCCAAAAGCAGCTGTTAAAACTGTTGAAATTGATGCACCATTATCATGAGATTCAGTTCCAATGAATGGAATTAGAAAAGCTACTGTTAAAGCAATGGTTAAATCTCATTCAGAAAATGCTGCATTTACAGGAATGAAAAATATTAACATCACTCCTACATATGATATGCGTGCAATGTTAAAAGATGGATGTGAGTTAAAAGGAATTAAATTAACTTATTTAGCATTTATCGTTAAAGCAGCAGCAAAAGTATTAGAAGAAATGCCAAACATTAATGTGCGTATTGATGCAGAAAATAATGTAATCTTACAAGTACATAACATTAATATTGGAATTGCAGTAGATACTGATAAAGGATTAATGGTTCCAGTTATTAAAGGAGCAAACCATTTATCAATATTTGATATTGCAAACAAAATTGGAGAGTTAGCTAAAAAAGCTAGAGATGGTAAATTATCAATGGCTGAAATGAAGGATGCAACTTTCACAGTTTCAAACTTTGGATCAGTTGGTTTAGATTACGCAACACCAATTATTAATTCACCTGAATCAGCTATTCTTGGAGTAGGAACAATGACAAAAACACCTATCTTTGTGAAAGATGAAATTAAAGCAGGATGAATCATGCCATTCTCAATGACATGTGATCATAGAATAATCGATGGTGGAGATTCCGGAAGATTCTTAATGAAAATAGAAAATTATTTAAGTAATCCAGCATTACTATTAATGTAA
- the lpdA gene encoding dihydrolipoyl dehydrogenase, with protein MFKVKFADIGEGLTEGKVAEVLVKLGQEIKEGDALFFVETDKVNSEIPAPVGGKIAKVLISEGQEIKVGDVVIEIDDGSATTEAAPAPAAAEEENASVVGSTPVSNDLIPSRGPAPTQTVAAAQPVPVATKHTDIEESFDVIVVGAGIGGYVSAIKTAQLGLKTLIIEKQYYGGVCLNVGCIPTKSLLRTAKVFEDIVHKAVNLGIDMKTKDQPSINWDKALERKDGVVNKLTSGVKALLTKNGVKQIIGEASALDKNTITVNGKKYHCDNLIIASGSVPNELPLPGFAEGRASGFLIDSTKILSLPKIPKALTVIGGGVIGIEFGCLFAALGTKVTIIEGAPKVLPMLDQDVTALMTKTLKEKYKIEIFTNAKVKEVKGKSVTFEIDGVEQNVKSDYCLESIGRKTVTKGFDNIGLELSERKSIVANDYGETNLDGVYAIGDVTSKIMLAHVASHAGIVTANRIALKANKLEGHDLKMDYSKIPSCIYSHPEIAMIGKTEQQLKAEGIEYKTFKFPFAAIGKALADDDTTGFVKIICEPKYKTLLGAHIIGNRATDMISEFTTLMECEGTITELARAIHPHPTMSEAIGEAAEALESGKSLNL; from the coding sequence ATGTTTAAAGTTAAATTTGCTGATATTGGAGAAGGACTTACTGAAGGAAAAGTAGCAGAAGTTCTTGTTAAATTAGGGCAAGAAATTAAAGAAGGAGATGCTTTATTCTTTGTTGAAACAGATAAAGTTAACTCAGAAATTCCAGCACCAGTTGGTGGGAAAATTGCTAAAGTTTTAATTTCTGAAGGACAAGAAATTAAAGTTGGTGATGTAGTTATTGAAATCGATGATGGAAGTGCTACAACTGAAGCAGCACCTGCGCCTGCAGCTGCTGAAGAAGAAAATGCAAGTGTTGTTGGTTCAACACCTGTATCTAATGATTTAATTCCAAGTAGAGGACCAGCACCAACTCAAACTGTTGCTGCTGCTCAACCTGTACCAGTTGCTACAAAACATACTGATATTGAAGAAAGTTTTGATGTAATTGTTGTTGGAGCTGGAATTGGTGGATATGTATCTGCTATTAAAACAGCTCAACTAGGATTAAAAACATTAATTATTGAAAAACAATACTATGGTGGTGTTTGTTTAAATGTTGGATGTATTCCAACTAAATCATTGTTAAGAACTGCAAAAGTTTTTGAAGATATTGTTCATAAAGCAGTTAACTTAGGAATTGATATGAAAACAAAAGATCAACCAAGTATTAATTGAGACAAAGCATTAGAACGTAAAGATGGTGTTGTTAATAAATTAACTAGTGGTGTTAAAGCATTATTAACTAAAAATGGTGTAAAACAAATTATTGGTGAAGCATCAGCATTAGATAAAAATACAATTACAGTAAATGGTAAAAAATACCACTGTGATAATTTAATTATTGCTAGTGGATCAGTACCAAACGAATTGCCTTTACCAGGATTTGCAGAAGGAAGAGCAAGTGGATTCTTAATTGATTCAACAAAAATTCTTTCATTACCAAAAATACCAAAAGCATTAACTGTTATTGGTGGTGGAGTTATTGGAATTGAATTTGGTTGTTTATTCGCAGCTTTAGGAACAAAAGTTACTATTATTGAAGGTGCACCAAAAGTTCTTCCAATGCTTGATCAAGATGTAACAGCATTAATGACAAAAACTTTAAAAGAAAAATACAAAATTGAAATTTTTACTAATGCAAAAGTTAAAGAAGTTAAAGGTAAATCAGTTACATTTGAAATTGATGGAGTAGAACAAAATGTTAAATCAGATTACTGTTTAGAATCAATTGGTAGAAAAACAGTTACTAAAGGATTTGATAATATTGGTCTTGAATTATCAGAACGTAAATCAATTGTTGCAAACGACTATGGTGAAACAAACTTAGATGGTGTTTATGCAATTGGAGATGTTACAAGTAAAATTATGTTAGCTCACGTTGCTTCACATGCAGGGATTGTTACAGCAAACCGTATTGCTTTAAAAGCTAATAAACTTGAAGGACATGATTTAAAAATGGATTACTCAAAAATTCCAAGTTGTATTTACTCACACCCAGAAATTGCTATGATAGGTAAAACAGAACAACAATTAAAAGCAGAAGGGATTGAATACAAAACATTTAAATTCCCATTTGCTGCAATTGGAAAAGCATTAGCTGATGATGATACAACAGGATTTGTAAAAATTATTTGTGAACCAAAATATAAAACATTATTAGGGGCACACATTATTGGAAATAGAGCAACAGACATGATCTCAGAATTCACAACTTTAATGGAATGTGAAGGAACTATTACAGAATTAGCAAGAGCTATCCACCCTCACCCAACAATGAGTGAAGCAATTGGAGAAGCAGCTGAAGCATTAGAATCAGGAAAATCATTAAACCTATAA
- the pdhA gene encoding pyruvate dehydrogenase (acetyl-transferring) E1 component subunit alpha yields the protein MKYIGKFDPQKDEIVRVMDKDGKIVNPKLAPTISDEEVIKAYSIMNLSRRQDDYQNKMQRQGRLLSFLSSTGQEACEVAYTMVIDPKKDFFVSGYRNNAAWLTMGQSIRNIMLYWAGNEAGAKAPDGVNSLPPNIIIGSQYSQATGIAFSEKYQGKKGVAVTTTGDGGMSEGETYEAMNFAKLHEVPVVFICENNKWAISTPTVQQTKSLNIAIKAIATGIPSIKVDGNDFLASYAVAKEAVEFARSGNGPVLIEFDTYRLGAHSSSDAPDVYRPKSEFEDRVPYEPLVRLKAYMIAKGIWSEEKQTALNEEQDKHIASEFAWVEQNKNYPIEDIFNYQYAELTEDLKDQLAEAKEFFAKYPETKDGGHH from the coding sequence ATGAAATATATAGGAAAATTTGATCCTCAAAAAGATGAAATAGTTCGTGTAATGGATAAAGACGGTAAAATCGTTAATCCTAAATTAGCTCCAACAATCTCAGATGAAGAAGTAATTAAAGCGTACTCAATTATGAATCTTTCAAGAAGACAAGATGATTACCAAAACAAAATGCAAAGACAAGGAAGATTATTATCTTTCTTAAGTTCAACAGGACAAGAAGCTTGTGAAGTTGCATATACAATGGTAATTGATCCGAAAAAAGACTTCTTTGTTTCAGGATACAGAAATAATGCAGCTTGATTAACAATGGGTCAATCAATTAGAAACATTATGTTATATTGAGCAGGAAATGAAGCTGGAGCAAAAGCACCAGATGGTGTTAATTCATTACCACCAAACATTATTATTGGTTCACAATACTCTCAAGCAACAGGAATTGCCTTTTCAGAAAAATACCAAGGTAAAAAAGGTGTTGCTGTTACTACTACTGGAGATGGTGGAATGAGTGAAGGTGAAACTTATGAAGCAATGAACTTTGCTAAGTTACATGAAGTACCAGTTGTGTTTATTTGTGAAAACAATAAATGAGCTATTTCAACTCCAACAGTACAACAAACTAAATCTTTAAATATTGCAATTAAAGCAATTGCTACTGGAATTCCTTCAATTAAAGTTGATGGAAATGACTTTTTAGCAAGCTACGCTGTTGCAAAAGAAGCAGTTGAATTTGCAAGAAGTGGAAATGGTCCAGTATTAATTGAATTTGATACATACAGACTTGGAGCCCACTCATCATCAGATGCACCAGACGTATATCGTCCAAAAAGTGAATTTGAAGATAGAGTTCCTTATGAACCATTAGTAAGATTAAAAGCTTACATGATCGCAAAAGGAATTTGAAGTGAAGAAAAACAAACAGCTTTAAATGAAGAACAAGATAAACATATTGCTAGTGAATTTGCTTGAGTAGAACAAAACAAAAACTACCCAATCGAAGATATTTTCAACTACCAATATGCAGAATTAACAGAAGATTTAAAAGATCAATTAGCAGAAGCAAAAGAATTCTTTGCTAAATACCCAGAAACAAAAGACGGAGGACACCACTAA
- a CDS encoding FAD-dependent oxidoreductase, with protein MKVIVLGTNHAGTTAVRTLKRLNPQIEVTTYDRNDVISFLGCGIALWVKGEVKDPNGLFYATPEILKSEGINVKMKHEWVSIDGKKKTVSIKNLETGEVFDDNYDKLIVATGTWPLLPPIPGLDLKGVQICKNYDHAKKIQQANLDDSIKKVTVVGAGYIGVELVDAFVAHGKEVTLVDFADRIMPVYYDPEFTKHVEDRMTKAGVKLALGQGVKEFKGTDGKVTHVVTDKQEIATDYVIFSVGVVAQTKQLEGVVDLNDRKAILTNEYCQSSNKDIYAIGDCSTVFNKALNMEMPIQLATTAVRTGILAAVNIFNGNKLPSPGFTGANGIEVFGFKMASAGVSETSAKKMGLDYEAILLSDSDRPEFMSTYKEAWIKLVWDKKTRKIIGAQVASENNHTEIMYMLSLGIQKELTIDELPLVDIFFLPHFNKPYNFVTLAGLEVLGLNYFKNKHD; from the coding sequence ATGAAAGTTATAGTTTTAGGAACTAATCATGCAGGTACAACTGCTGTTAGAACATTAAAAAGATTAAACCCACAAATAGAAGTTACAACATACGACAGAAACGATGTTATTTCTTTCTTAGGATGTGGAATTGCATTATGAGTTAAAGGTGAAGTTAAAGATCCAAACGGATTATTTTATGCAACACCTGAAATTTTAAAATCAGAAGGAATCAATGTAAAAATGAAACACGAATGAGTTTCAATTGATGGCAAGAAAAAAACTGTTTCAATTAAAAATTTAGAAACAGGTGAAGTATTTGACGACAACTACGATAAATTAATTGTAGCTACAGGTACATGACCTTTATTACCTCCAATCCCAGGATTAGATTTAAAAGGTGTACAAATTTGTAAAAACTATGACCACGCTAAAAAAATTCAACAAGCTAACTTAGATGATTCAATCAAAAAAGTTACTGTTGTAGGAGCTGGTTATATTGGAGTTGAATTAGTTGATGCATTTGTTGCTCATGGTAAAGAAGTTACTTTAGTTGACTTCGCTGACAGAATTATGCCAGTTTACTATGATCCAGAATTTACAAAACATGTTGAAGACAGAATGACAAAAGCTGGTGTTAAATTAGCTTTAGGACAAGGTGTTAAAGAATTCAAGGGTACAGATGGAAAAGTTACACATGTTGTTACTGATAAACAAGAAATTGCAACAGATTATGTAATCTTCTCAGTTGGAGTAGTTGCACAAACTAAGCAATTAGAAGGTGTTGTTGATCTAAATGATAGAAAAGCAATTTTAACTAATGAATACTGTCAATCATCAAATAAAGATATTTATGCAATTGGAGACTGTTCAACAGTATTTAACAAAGCATTAAATATGGAAATGCCAATTCAATTAGCAACAACAGCAGTTAGAACAGGTATCTTAGCAGCTGTAAACATTTTTAATGGAAACAAATTACCATCACCAGGATTCACTGGAGCAAACGGTATTGAAGTATTTGGATTTAAGATGGCTTCAGCTGGTGTAAGTGAAACTAGTGCTAAAAAAATGGGATTAGATTATGAAGCAATCTTATTATCAGATTCAGATCGTCCAGAATTTATGTCAACATACAAAGAAGCATGAATTAAATTAGTATGAGACAAAAAAACAAGAAAAATTATTGGAGCTCAAGTAGCTAGTGAAAACAACCATACAGAAATTATGTACATGCTTTCATTAGGAATTCAAAAAGAATTAACTATTGATGAATTACCATTAGTTGATATCTTCTTCTTACCTCACTTCAATAAACCATACAACTTTGTTACATTAGCAGGGTTAGAAGTATTAGGATTAAACTACTTTAAAAATAAGCATGATTAA
- a CDS encoding pyrroline-5-carboxylate reductase family protein, protein MKKVLFIGLGHMGSALIKGVLSKKEHKIEVYGYDAIKEVQEKALANISALKAFNDLKEVESENIDFVVIGTRPMDVEPLCENLDKLNMDGKTVICMANAVTIDRVQNSFKNNKNVSVIRMMPNMNASIQKSVTALATKNASPEQLKFASKMFELCGIVELISEDKFGTLTAVSGCLPAYAFTFFKGLTDYAVEKGFNRDQAYRIAEIAVIGSIMNAANAKTDLRTMIDQICVPNGSTIEGQKVLDNDGFEDILKKCLAAAEKKASA, encoded by the coding sequence ATGAAAAAAGTTTTATTTATAGGGCTTGGACACATGGGTTCAGCTCTAATAAAAGGTGTTCTTTCAAAGAAAGAACACAAAATTGAAGTATATGGATATGATGCTATTAAAGAAGTACAAGAAAAAGCATTAGCCAATATTTCAGCTTTAAAAGCATTTAACGATTTAAAAGAGGTTGAGTCAGAAAACATTGATTTTGTTGTTATAGGAACAAGACCAATGGATGTAGAGCCATTATGTGAAAATTTAGATAAATTAAACATGGATGGAAAAACTGTTATTTGCATGGCAAATGCAGTTACAATCGATAGAGTTCAAAATAGTTTTAAAAATAATAAAAACGTTTCAGTTATTAGAATGATGCCTAACATGAATGCATCAATTCAAAAATCTGTAACAGCATTAGCAACAAAAAATGCTAGCCCAGAGCAATTAAAATTTGCATCTAAAATGTTTGAATTATGTGGAATAGTTGAATTAATTAGTGAAGATAAATTTGGGACATTAACAGCAGTTTCTGGGTGTTTACCAGCTTATGCATTTACATTCTTTAAAGGACTTACAGATTACGCTGTAGAAAAAGGATTTAACAGAGATCAAGCTTACAGAATAGCTGAAATAGCAGTAATTGGAAGCATTATGAATGCAGCAAATGCAAAAACAGATTTAAGAACAATGATTGATCAAATTTGTGTACCTAACGGTTCAACAATTGAAGGACAAAAAGTATTAGATAATGACGGTTTCGAAGACATCCTTAAAAAATGTCTTGCAGCAGCAGAAAAAAAAGCGTCTGCATAG
- a CDS encoding lipoate--protein ligase, producing MINLKISKSNDPSYNLAVEEYLTYHYKTNDPILYIWQNSNTIVVGRNQNTYAEINIAEAMKDEVKIIRRNTGGGTVFHDMGNVCYSLIVNNDKDSQTSFEIALQPIIKYLRSEGLNANFSGRNDIEIDGYKISGNAQLKTNNKILQHGTLLFDVELPRILKYLNVDPEKIKHQKVKSKPARVANIKALLNGIDKQIELNDFINNVINSYTANQETKWIEFTDEEKAEIQKCFEEKYQSREWTFAKNENFEIINKKYLESKGLIEIKINVDKGKIKNIKIYGDFLGYIGTEALEFALINVDYDYNAVKNVLDKFALKEIFGDNFQAEDILNLIFN from the coding sequence ATGATTAATTTAAAAATTTCAAAATCAAACGATCCATCATACAATTTAGCAGTTGAAGAATATTTAACGTACCATTATAAAACTAATGATCCTATTTTGTATATTTGACAAAACAGTAACACTATTGTTGTTGGGAGAAATCAAAACACATATGCTGAAATAAATATTGCAGAAGCAATGAAAGACGAAGTAAAGATTATAAGAAGAAATACAGGTGGAGGGACAGTTTTCCATGATATGGGAAATGTTTGTTATTCACTTATTGTTAATAACGACAAAGACTCTCAAACTAGCTTTGAAATTGCTTTACAACCAATCATTAAATATTTAAGAAGTGAAGGGTTGAATGCAAATTTCTCAGGAAGAAATGATATTGAAATTGATGGTTATAAAATTTCAGGAAATGCACAATTAAAAACAAATAATAAAATTCTTCAACATGGAACATTGTTGTTTGATGTTGAATTACCAAGAATTTTAAAATACTTAAATGTTGATCCCGAAAAAATTAAACATCAAAAAGTTAAATCTAAACCTGCAAGAGTTGCAAATATAAAAGCACTTTTAAATGGAATAGATAAACAAATTGAACTAAATGATTTTATTAATAATGTTATCAACAGTTATACAGCAAATCAAGAAACTAAATGAATTGAATTTACTGATGAAGAAAAAGCTGAAATTCAAAAATGTTTTGAAGAAAAATACCAATCACGTGAGTGAACATTTGCTAAAAATGAAAACTTTGAAATCATTAACAAAAAATATTTAGAATCAAAAGGTTTAATTGAAATTAAAATCAATGTTGATAAAGGAAAAATTAAAAATATTAAAATTTATGGGGATTTCTTAGGATACATTGGAACAGAGGCATTAGAGTTTGCGTTAATTAATGTTGACTATGACTACAATGCAGTTAAAAATGTTTTAGATAAGTTTGCACTAAAAGAAATATTTGGTGATAACTTCCAAGCAGAAGATATATTAAATTTAATATTTAATTAA
- a CDS encoding acetate kinase — MILVINAGSSSIKFRLFNDSDKKNPIDILDGIAERITIGGDVSFKYEGKKYEYEVALPNHEVAIKFILDKLIELNIISNVDDISAVGFRVVHGGTISKSSIINDDVFNKIKDAVKLAPLHNPGAITAIEAVKKVMPKAELVACFDTAFHQTLAEEQYLYAVPYSWYQKYGVRKYGFHGISYQYITEKMSEVLNKPKDKLNLIVCHLGNGASIACIKNGKSFDTTMGLTPLAGVMMGTRSGDIDPSIIEYMCKQLNTDASKITNMLNKESGLLGVSGKSSDMRDVAGGYFSGDSDFKRALNKYTQVAADYIIRFANLLGHDIDAIVFTAGVGENSAHTRQFTLQKLPLLDIKLDMDKNEERNYKDYKYISAADSKIKVLAFRTNEELMICKDTISLTK; from the coding sequence ATGATTTTAGTAATTAATGCAGGAAGTAGTTCAATCAAATTTAGATTGTTCAACGATTCTGATAAAAAAAATCCAATTGATATTCTTGATGGAATAGCTGAAAGAATAACAATTGGTGGAGATGTTTCGTTTAAATATGAAGGCAAGAAATACGAATATGAAGTAGCTTTACCAAATCACGAAGTAGCAATTAAATTTATTTTAGATAAATTAATTGAATTAAATATTATTAGCAATGTTGATGATATTAGTGCAGTTGGATTTAGAGTTGTTCATGGGGGAACAATTAGTAAATCATCAATTATTAATGATGATGTGTTTAATAAAATTAAAGATGCTGTTAAATTAGCACCTTTACATAACCCAGGAGCAATTACAGCTATTGAAGCTGTTAAAAAAGTTATGCCAAAAGCAGAATTGGTTGCATGCTTTGATACAGCATTCCATCAAACTTTAGCAGAGGAACAATATTTATATGCAGTTCCTTATTCTTGATATCAAAAATATGGAGTAAGAAAATACGGATTTCATGGAATTAGTTACCAATACATCACAGAAAAAATGTCTGAGGTTTTAAACAAACCAAAAGATAAACTAAACTTAATTGTTTGCCACCTTGGTAATGGTGCAAGTATAGCATGCATCAAAAATGGTAAGTCATTTGATACAACAATGGGATTAACTCCTCTCGCTGGTGTAATGATGGGTACAAGAAGTGGTGATATTGATCCATCAATTATCGAGTACATGTGTAAACAATTAAATACAGATGCTTCAAAAATAACAAATATGTTAAATAAAGAATCAGGTCTATTAGGAGTAAGTGGTAAATCAAGCGATATGCGTGATGTAGCAGGTGGATATTTTAGCGGTGATTCAGATTTCAAGCGTGCACTTAACAAATATACTCAAGTTGCAGCAGATTACATTATTAGGTTTGCAAACTTATTAGGACACGATATTGATGCAATCGTTTTCACAGCAGGTGTTGGAGAAAACTCAGCGCATACAAGACAGTTTACACTTCAAAAGTTACCTTTACTAGACATTAAATTAGACATGGATAAAAATGAAGAAAGAAACTACAAAGATTACAAATACATTTCTGCAGCAGATTCAAAAATTAAAGTATTAGCTTTTAGAACTAATGAAGAATTAATGATTTGTAAAGACACAATAAGTTTAACTAAATAA
- the pta gene encoding phosphate acetyltransferase codes for MYSVEQIKKILIDSDHKKTIVLPEGEEPKIQEVANTLVKENISKVIMLFQKAESIPTTLDAKIEVITIDKFDKEPLIQKFMDLRKDKTNLEQATKLMGQANYIGAMLVKMEKADCMLCGITYTTADTIRPALQIIKTSPNVALAASVFIMNKGDENYFFTDCALNLKPTSQQLADIAKMTAKFAQSFDVKNPEVALLSYSTAGSGAGEDVDRVKEAINLLDSQTVDFNYAGEIQFDAAWDKEIRNKKFKDCKLTKQTPDVFVFSDINAGNIGYKIAQRMGGYEAIGPFVLGFNKPVNDLSRGATLVDIMNTAIITIYQALEA; via the coding sequence ATGTATTCAGTAGAACAAATTAAAAAAATTCTTATAGATTCAGATCATAAAAAAACTATTGTATTACCAGAAGGTGAAGAACCAAAAATTCAAGAAGTAGCAAATACACTTGTGAAAGAAAATATTTCAAAAGTTATTATGTTATTTCAAAAAGCAGAATCAATTCCAACAACTTTAGATGCAAAAATCGAAGTTATTACAATTGATAAATTTGACAAAGAACCTTTAATCCAAAAATTTATGGATTTAAGAAAAGATAAAACCAATTTAGAGCAAGCAACTAAATTAATGGGGCAAGCGAACTATATTGGTGCAATGCTAGTTAAAATGGAAAAAGCAGACTGTATGTTATGTGGAATTACATATACAACAGCTGACACTATTAGACCAGCATTACAAATCATTAAAACATCACCAAATGTTGCATTAGCAGCAAGTGTGTTTATTATGAACAAAGGTGATGAAAATTACTTCTTTACAGATTGTGCTTTAAACTTAAAGCCAACAAGTCAACAATTAGCAGATATTGCAAAAATGACAGCAAAATTTGCTCAATCGTTTGATGTTAAAAATCCTGAAGTTGCTTTATTAAGTTACTCAACAGCAGGATCTGGAGCAGGTGAAGATGTTGATCGTGTTAAAGAAGCAATTAACTTATTAGATTCTCAAACAGTCGATTTTAATTATGCCGGAGAAATTCAATTTGATGCAGCATGAGATAAAGAAATTAGAAATAAAAAATTTAAAGATTGTAAATTAACTAAACAAACACCTGATGTATTTGTGTTCTCTGATATTAATGCAGGAAACATTGGTTATAAAATTGCACAAAGAATGGGTGGATACGAAGCAATTGGTCCATTTGTTCTAGGATTCAATAAACCAGTTAATGATTTAAGCCGTGGGGCTACATTAGTTGATATTATGAACACAGCAATTATTACAATTTATCAAGCATTGGAGGCATAA
- a CDS encoding alpha-ketoacid dehydrogenase subunit beta produces MAVINNIKAVTEALDVAMGLDKNVIVFGEDVGLEGGVFRATQGLQQKYGIERSFNAPISEAMFAGVGLGMAMNGMKPVVELQFQGLGLPALQNVIANISRMRNRSRGKWTAPMVIRMPMGGGIRALEHHSEALEAIFAHIPGIKTVMPSTPYDTKGLILAAIESPDPIIVLEPTKLYRAFKQEVPDGYYTVPIGKGYKIQEGNDLTIVTYGAQTVDCMKAVEMIKSTHPTASIELIDLRSIQPWDKKMVIESVKKTGRLLVVSEAVRSFGVPAEIIATVNENCFDSLKAPLARCTGYDVVIPYDRGEGYHQVNPQKVVEAIKKVLDYKF; encoded by the coding sequence ATGGCAGTTATTAATAATATTAAAGCAGTTACTGAAGCACTTGATGTTGCAATGGGGCTCGATAAAAACGTTATTGTTTTTGGTGAAGACGTTGGACTAGAAGGTGGAGTTTTCAGAGCTACTCAAGGATTACAACAAAAATATGGAATTGAAAGAAGTTTTAACGCTCCAATTTCAGAAGCAATGTTTGCTGGTGTTGGTTTAGGAATGGCAATGAATGGAATGAAACCAGTTGTTGAATTACAATTCCAAGGATTAGGATTACCAGCATTACAAAACGTTATTGCAAACATTTCACGTATGAGAAACAGAAGTCGTGGTAAATGAACTGCACCAATGGTAATTAGAATGCCTATGGGTGGGGGAATTAGAGCCTTAGAGCACCACTCAGAAGCTTTAGAAGCTATCTTTGCACATATTCCAGGGATTAAAACAGTTATGCCATCAACACCTTATGATACAAAAGGTTTAATCTTGGCAGCTATTGAGTCACCAGATCCAATTATTGTTTTAGAACCAACAAAATTATACCGTGCATTTAAACAAGAAGTACCAGATGGATACTATACAGTTCCAATTGGTAAAGGATATAAAATCCAAGAAGGAAATGATTTAACAATCGTTACTTATGGTGCACAAACAGTTGACTGTATGAAAGCAGTTGAAATGATTAAATCAACTCACCCAACAGCATCAATTGAATTAATTGACTTACGTTCAATTCAACCATGAGATAAAAAAATGGTAATTGAATCAGTTAAAAAAACAGGAAGATTATTAGTTGTAAGTGAAGCAGTTAGATCATTTGGTGTACCTGCAGAAATTATTGCAACAGTTAATGAAAATTGTTTTGATTCATTAAAAGCACCTTTAGCAAGATGTACTGGATATGATGTTGTTATTCCTTATGACAGAGGAGAAGGATACCACCAAGTGAATCCACAGAAAGTTGTAGAAGCAATTAAAAAAGTGCTTGACTATAAATTTTAG